Proteins from a genomic interval of Bradyrhizobium sp. CCBAU 53340:
- a CDS encoding IclR family transcriptional regulator C-terminal domain-containing protein, giving the protein MPKLKRSENDERATDFVEALDRGLRLLQCFGTNAGPMTLSDLARAAELPRATARRMLFTLQRGGFVSGDGKLFSLTPHVLTLAASYLRSNQLVAVLQPVLDRVATAANEISSLAVLDASDVVFVARSSPARMFSGGLEIGYRLPAFCTSVGRAMLGQFDEADLVARLKAMRREVLTPQTVTDPKTLLGRIAADRARGYSLVDREAEPHFRSISVPVRRYDGVIVAAINMGAHVDRVPAQELIDRFLPLLREGAESVRLQLL; this is encoded by the coding sequence ATGCCCAAGCTGAAGCGAAGCGAGAACGACGAGCGCGCGACGGATTTCGTCGAAGCCCTCGATCGCGGCCTGCGTCTCTTGCAGTGCTTCGGCACCAATGCGGGTCCGATGACGCTGAGCGATCTCGCCCGCGCCGCCGAGCTGCCCCGCGCCACGGCGCGGCGGATGCTGTTCACGCTCCAGCGCGGCGGTTTTGTTAGTGGCGACGGAAAACTGTTCTCGCTGACGCCGCATGTGCTGACGCTGGCGGCGTCGTACCTGCGCTCCAACCAGCTCGTCGCGGTGCTCCAACCGGTGCTCGATCGCGTTGCAACTGCGGCGAACGAGATCTCCTCGCTGGCGGTGCTTGACGCTAGCGACGTCGTGTTTGTCGCCCGCAGCAGCCCGGCGCGGATGTTCTCCGGTGGCCTCGAGATCGGCTACCGCCTGCCGGCGTTTTGCACCTCGGTCGGCCGTGCCATGCTCGGCCAGTTCGATGAGGCCGATCTCGTGGCGCGCCTCAAGGCGATGAGGCGCGAGGTGCTGACGCCGCAGACGGTCACCGATCCGAAGACGCTGCTCGGGCGCATCGCGGCCGACCGCGCGCGGGGCTATTCGCTGGTCGATCGCGAGGCCGAGCCGCATTTCCGTTCGATTTCGGTGCCGGTGCGCCGTTACGACGGTGTGATCGTCGCCGCCATCAACATGGGCGCCCATGTCGACCGCGTGCCGGCGCAGGAATTGATCGACCGCTTCCTGCCGCTGCTGCGCGAGGGCGCGGAGTCGGTGCGATTGCAGCTTCTGTAG
- a CDS encoding aromatic ring-hydroxylating dioxygenase subunit alpha yields the protein MMSQEQNDLITRTGPKDPCGKLMRSYWQPAALVDELEGARPIRPVKLLGENLVLFRDETGRYGLIDRRCAHRGADLAFGRLEHGGLRCAFHGWLFDASGQCIETPAEPKDSKLCQNIRQRSYPVVERSGILWAYLGEGEPPAFPEIDCFIAPGTHTFAFKGHMACNWLQALEVGIDPAHASYLHRFFEDEDTSTAYGKQFRGASAGSDLPMTKILREYDRPIINVEHTEYGLRLIALREIDEERTHVRVTNQLFPHGFVIPMSTEMTITQWHVPVDDENCYWYAIFTSYSNPVDKKKMRDQRLELYELPDYVSRKNKANDYGFDPHEQQTATYTGMGNDINVHDQWAVESMGAIQDRTKEHLGSSDKAIVQYRRLLRQEIEKVQGGEKPMLFLDEANARSIQGPATMDGIGPTRGWETYWMEVDVKRRRGAPWTAPVPKEIEGKVHRLTAAE from the coding sequence ATGATGAGCCAGGAGCAGAACGACCTGATCACCCGCACCGGGCCGAAAGATCCCTGCGGCAAGCTGATGCGGAGCTACTGGCAGCCGGCGGCGCTGGTGGATGAGCTCGAAGGCGCGCGGCCGATCCGCCCCGTCAAATTGCTTGGCGAAAACCTGGTGCTGTTTCGTGACGAGACCGGGCGTTACGGCCTGATCGATCGCCGCTGCGCGCATCGCGGCGCCGACCTCGCCTTCGGCCGGCTCGAGCATGGAGGCCTGCGCTGCGCCTTCCACGGCTGGCTGTTCGACGCATCAGGCCAGTGCATCGAGACGCCGGCCGAGCCGAAGGATTCAAAGCTCTGCCAGAATATCCGTCAGCGCTCTTATCCTGTGGTCGAGAGGAGCGGCATCCTGTGGGCCTATCTCGGCGAAGGCGAGCCGCCGGCATTTCCGGAGATCGACTGCTTCATCGCACCGGGCACGCACACATTCGCCTTCAAGGGCCACATGGCCTGCAACTGGCTGCAGGCGCTCGAGGTCGGCATCGATCCCGCGCACGCCTCCTATCTGCATCGCTTCTTCGAGGACGAGGATACGTCGACCGCCTATGGCAAGCAGTTTCGCGGCGCCTCAGCCGGCTCTGACCTGCCGATGACGAAGATCCTGCGCGAATACGACCGTCCGATCATCAATGTCGAGCACACCGAATACGGCCTGCGGCTGATCGCGCTGCGCGAGATCGACGAGGAGCGGACGCATGTGCGCGTCACCAACCAGCTGTTCCCGCACGGCTTCGTCATCCCGATGAGCACGGAGATGACGATCACGCAGTGGCACGTCCCGGTCGATGACGAGAACTGCTACTGGTACGCGATCTTCACCAGCTATTCGAACCCGGTCGACAAGAAGAAGATGCGCGACCAGCGGCTCGAGCTCTATGAGCTGCCGGACTACGTCTCGCGCAAGAACAAAGCCAACGATTACGGCTTCGATCCGCACGAGCAGCAGACCGCGACCTATACCGGCATGGGCAACGACATCAACGTCCACGACCAATGGGCGGTGGAATCGATGGGCGCGATCCAGGACCGCACCAAGGAACATCTCGGCTCGAGCGACAAGGCGATCGTGCAATATCGTCGCCTGCTGCGGCAGGAGATCGAGAAGGTCCAGGGCGGCGAGAAGCCAATGCTGTTTCTGGACGAGGCCAATGCGCGCAGCATCCAGGGACCGGCGACCATGGACGGCATCGGGCCGACGCGGGGCTGGGAGACCTACTGGATGGAAGTCGACGTCAAGCGCCGCCGCGGCGCGCCGTGGACCGCGCCGGTGCCGAAAGAGATCGAAGGCAAGGTGCATCGGCTGACGGCCGCGGAGTGA